In Flavobacteriales bacterium, the sequence GGCAACTTCTTCATGATCCCTGCCGGTGCCAGCATTATCCTGCTGTTCACCATGTTTCTGATGCTTTCCTACGCCCTCAAATTCTGGCTGCGAGGCTGGTCGTTTACCGTATATGCTCTTCTATTTCTGTTTATTAATTACATCGCACAGTTCGAATCATTCAACCCGGGTAACCGCGCCTATGGGCTTAATTATCAGAGCACGCATAAACCCGAATACAATGCTACCGCCCTGAAGGAGCTCAACTATCAGCGTCAGCTTCATGGGATGGATGTGGAAAACACCATCCAGATCCTCAATAACTGGAAAGAAAAAAACACAATTCGGAATGCAAAAGGCCAGGTCACAGCGAAACCGAAACTGATCATCGTTAATACAAGCGGAGGTGGATTGAGAGCATCGGTGTGGACATACCGCGCCCTGCAATATGCGGATAGTCTGACCAATGGCCAGCTATTGAAGCACACCATGCTTATCACAGGTTCGTCAGGTGGCATGGTGGGTGCTGCCTATCTACGGGAGCTCTACTTCAGATCACAGGTCAATGTTGACCCACCTAATCTGAACGATCATGAGTATATTGTGAATATCGGCAAAGACATTCTCAACCCCATGGCATTCAGCGTGGCAGTGAATGACTTTTTCCTGCGATTGCAGAAATTCGAATATGAAGGACAAATTTACCGGAAAGACCGGGGATATGCTTTCGAACAACAACTGATTGCGAATACGGGAAACATACTCAACAAAAGAATGAAGGATTACTCCATCCCGGAATTCAATTCACGTATTCCGATGATGATCTTCACCCCGAGCATTCTGAACGATGGCCGCCGGTTATACATCGCATCCCAGCCAATCTCTTACCTTACCCAGAACCCACCGTTTGAAAATCTTATCAACGAACCGTTGCTTGAAGGAATCGAATTCACGCGCTTCTTTGAAGATGCCAATCCGTACAATCTTCGTTTCACCAGTGCCCTGCGCATGAACGCATCCTTTCCTTACATTTCACCAATCGTTTCATTGCCCAGTGATCCGCCGCTGCAAGTGATGGATGCGGGATTACGAGATAACTTCGGACTCAAGACCAGTCTGAAATTCATATACACCTTCAGGGAATGGATTGCCAATAACACCAGCGGCATCGTGCTGGTTCAGGTCAGGGACCGCTACAAGGAATTCAAGATCGAAGAAAATCCGAGGGGAACCCTTGTACAAAATATGCTCAGCCCGATCGGGAAGATGTACGATAACCTGTTCATCACCCAGGATATGGACCACGACCAGCTGTTGCAGTATGCCAGTAAATGGTTTGAAAGTGGCATCGATGTGGTGAACCTCCAGATGTACAATGAAAAGGACGACAAAGTTTCTCTGAGCTGGCACCTCACCACAAAGGAGAAGAAAAAGATCTATGAGGCGGTTTACGATGAGATCAACCAGGGTGCCATATGGAAACTGAAAGGCATGCTGGAATAGGCTTCTGCTATGAAAGGATATAAAAAAACCCGTCGGCATGACGGGTTTTTTCGTTGGGGGTTTTCTATGCTTACTTCAATGAAGCTACTTGCTTGGCAATGCTTGATTTCAGGTTCGCAGCCTTGTTCTTATGGATGATGTTGGTCTTGGCCAACTTATCCAACATGGCGGTTACCTTCGGAAGCAATTCAGCCGCTTCTTTCTTATCAGTGGTGGTGCGCAGCTTTTTCAACACATTACGGGTGGTTCTGTGCTTGTATTTGTTGCGCTCCGCACGGGCTTCCGTGGTGCGAATTCTTTTCAGTGACGATTTATGGTTTGCCATAAAATTGCTTTTCTTTTTTCAAAACAAGGCTGCAAATATATGGAAAATGGATATCACCGACAAGTGTTGTGAGATTTTTAAAATATGATGGGGTGATATGTTAATGCGGTAATGTGTTAATGTGTTAATGTGTTAATGTGACGATGTGGTGATTTGGTGACCTGCCAGCCGACGGGTTAGCCATTGTACGGGCAGGCTGGTTTGAGATGTGATGAATTAATCTTGTCTGGTATCTATTATCTAGTGTCTTCTATCTATTGTTTTGCGTCGGGATTGCGACATGCCAACCATTGACTGCAATGCAAAATGGCTCACCCTCTTCATTCCTAATTCTTATTTCTTATTTCTTTCAGGTGTCCCTTCGGGATTACAAATAGGCCTAATATTGATCGCCGTACAAAATGGCACACCATCTTAATTCTTTCAGTATAAAGCCAGGTACCAATGTCCATGGTCCACAAACCACCTTCCTTCTCCCGTATGTACGGGATACGGCCTTGCTCCGTCATAGCGGCTAGGCAAAGGCGATGAGGGCAATACAAACCAGAAACCACAAACCAGAAACCAGAAACCAGAAACCTGAAACCCCAAACCTTAAACATCAATTTTTAAAGAGTCAGCCACTGCCGGCCATATCGATGGATAGTCAACAATCATTGCTATTATATCGTCATTTTGCTAATTTCGCACCCTCTGAACATGAACACCTAAAGCCCATCTTATGATATTCGATCTAGACATGATCAAGGCAGTGTATGCCCGTTTTCCCGAGCGCATTCAGGCAGCCCGGAATATTGTTAAACGTCCGCTTACCCTTTCGGAAAAAATTCTGTACACCCACCTGTGGGAAGGCAACGCCACCCAGGCTTTTGAACGTGGAAAATCCTATGTTGACTTCGCACCAGACCGCGTGGCCATGCAGGATGCCACCGCCCAGATGGCCCTCCTCCAATTCATGCAGGCAGGAAAAAAACAGGCCGCGGTGCCATCCACCGTGCACGCCGATCACCTGATCCAGGCACGCGTGGGCGCCGACAAGGATTTGCAGGAAGCCATCAACAAAAACAATGAGGTATTCAATTTCCTTTCTTCCGTCTCCAATAAATACGGCATCGGTTTCTGGAAGCCCGGCGCCGGTATCATCCACCAGGTGGTCCTTGAGAACTATGCTTTCCCCGGCGGAATGATGATCGGTACCGACTCACACACTGTGAATGCCGGTGGACTCGGCATGGTAGCCATTGGCGTGGGAGGTGCGGATGCGGTAGACGTGATGGCCGGCATGGCATGGGAACTGAAATTCCCCAAACTCATAGGTGTGAAGCTCACCGGAAAACTGAGTGGATGGACTTCCGCCAAAGACGTCATCCTGAAAGTAGCCGGCATCCTTACCGTAAAAGGCGGCACCGGATGCATCGTAGAATATTTCGGCGAAGGGGCACGCTCCCTGTCATGCACCGGTAAAGGCACCATCTGTAACATGGGTGCGGAGATCGGCGCCACCACGTCCACCTTTGGATACGACGAATCCATGGCCCGTTACCTCCAGGCCACAGGCCGCGCTGAAGTAGCGGAACTCGCCAATGGCATCAAAGAACACCTTACCGGCGATGCAGAAGTGTATGCCGATCCTGAGAAATATTTCGACCAGGTGATCGAGATCAACCTATCGGAACTGGAGCCACATCTGAACGGACCATTCTCCCCGGACATCGCCACACCGATCTCCAAAATGAAAGAGGCGGCAGAAAAGAACGGCTGGCCTACCAAGATCGAAGTAGGCCTGATCGGTTCCTGCACCAACTCTTCATACGAAGATATTTCCCGCTCCGCATCCATCGCGAAGCAGGCCAAAGACAAGCACCTCAAAGCCAAGGCACAGTTCACCGTGACTCCGGGCTCCGAGCAGGTTCGCTTCACCATTGACCGTGACGGATTCATCGATACGTTCAACGAGATCGGTGCGAACGTATTCGCCAATGCCTGCGGTCCATGCATCGGACAGTGGGCGCGTGAAGGTGCCGATAAAGGTGAAAAGAACACCATTGTACATTCCTTCAACCGGAACTTCGCGAAGCGTGCCGATGGCAATCCGAACACCTATGCATTTGTGGGATCACCTGAACTCGTTACAGCCATGGCCATTGCCGGTGACCTCGGCTTCAACCCGATGACAGACACTCTGACCTCCGAAGACGGCAGCCAGGTAAAATTCGATGAACCCACCGGTTTTGAACTGCCACCCAACGGTTTTGCTGTGGAAGATGCCGGATTCCAGGCCCCTGCCGCAGACGGTAGCAATGTTGAGGTCGTCGTAAAACCCGACTCCGAACGCCTCCAATTGCTCGACCCCTTCAAGCCTTGGGATGGTCAGAACCTCACCGGTGTACGACTTCTCATCAAAGCCAAAGGCAAATGTACCACCGACCACATCTCTATGGCAGGTCCGTGGTTGCGCTACCGGGGCCACCTCGACAACATCTCCAACAACACCCTCACCGGTGCAGTCAACGCATTCAATGATGAGACCAACAAGGTAAAGAACGTGGTGACCGGAGAATACGGTGAAGTACCTGCCGTACAACGCGACTACAAGGCCAAAGGCATTCCGACCATCGTTGTGGGCGACTCCAACTACGGAGAAGGTTCATCGCGCGAACATGCCGCCATGCAGCCACGTCATCTCGGGGTAAGAGCGGTGCTGGTAAAATCATTCGCCCGTATCCATGAAACGAACCTGAAGAAGCAGGGCATGCTGGCCATCACCTTCTCCAATGAAAGCGACTACGACAAGATCAGGGAAGATGATACCTTCGCCTTTACCGATCTGAAAGACTTCGCACCGGACAAACCGTTAACCCTGGAACTGCAACATGCAGACGGGTCAACGGAATCCATCAAGGTAAACCACACCTACAACCAAAGTCAGATCGAATGGTTCAAGGCGGGTTCCGCGCTTAACCTCATCAAACAAAATGAGAAACAAAGCGCCTGATCGCCGGCCGTCATGACCTTACAAAACGACCTGATCCTGCGGGCAGCCCGTGGCCTGGACACTGAACGGACACCCGTATGGCTGATGCGTCAGGCCGGTCGTGTGTTTCCCGAATACCGCAAGGTGCGTCAGCAGGCCGGAAGTTTTAAGCAACTTGTAGAGAACCCGGAGCTGGCATGCCAGGTGACCCTGCAGCCGGTGGACCTGATCGGTGTGGATGCCGCCATCCTCTTTTCCGACATCCTTGTGATCCCGGAAGCCATGGGACTACCCTACGAGGTGGTGGAAGAAAAAGGACCGGTATTCAACGAGTTCATCCGCACCGTCGGTGACATTGACAAGCTAAGGATCGCCGAACCGGAGTCCTCCCTCAACTATGTCATTGAGGAAGTACGCATGGCCAAGAAAGAACTGAATGGCCGCGTTCCGCTCATCGGTTTTGCCGGAGCACCATGGACCATCTTCTCCTACATGGTAGAAGGCAGTGGCTCGAAAACGTTTTCCACCGCGAGGAAATGGCTCTATACCCGTCCGGCAGAAAGTCAGCGGATGATGGACATGATCACAGCCTCCACCCTGGCCTACCTGAAAGCACAGATCGCCGCGGGTGTGGACATGGTGCAGATCTTCGATTCATGGGCCGGCATCCTGTCGCCGGAGCAATACCGCCAATTCGCCATACCGGCGTTGCAGTCCATCTGTAGCGCCATTACCGAAGTCCCGATCATCGTCTTCGCCAAAGGAGCTTACTTTGCGCTGGATGAGTTGATGCAGCTGCCCTGTGAAGTGATCGGTCTCGACTGGAACATGAACATCACCGAAGCCCGTGCCATGGCCGGCGACCAGCGGTCATTGCAGGGCAACCTGGATCCATGTCTGCTCTATGCCGACAACGACACCATCGTCAAGTCCACGCATGCCATGCTGGAAGCATTCGGTCCGACCGGCCACATTGCGAACCTCGGACATGGCCTATACCCTGACACCGATCCGGACAAGGTCCGGCTGTTCGCCGATACGGTAAAAAACTACCGGCATGCAAAAGGGTGATAAAAAGATCATCCGGGCCTGGGCCATGTACGACTGGGCGAACTCAGTCTACAGCCTGGTCATCACCTCAACCATTTTCCCGATCTATTACAGCGCAGTAACAACAGTTAACGGCAGCGACCAGGTGGAATTCCTCGGTCGCCAGTACACCAACACCGCCCTCCTGTCCTATACCCTGTCACTCGGATTCCTGGTCGTGACGTTGATTTCTCCCTTGCTTTCGGGCATTGCGGATTACAGCGGGATGAAAAAAGGTTTCATGCGCATGTTCTGCTACATCGGTTCTTCCGCCTGCGCCGCACTTTTCTTCTTTGACGGCAGCAACTNNNNNNNNNNNNNNNNNNNNNNNNNNNNNGCTGGCCACCATCGGGTTTGCGGGCAGTCTGGTTTTCTACAATGCCTACCTGCCTGAGATCGCAGAACCTGAGGACCAGGACAAAGTAAGTGCCTTCGGTTACGGCCTGGGCTATGTGGGCAGCGCCCTGTTGTTGATCCTGAACCTCATCATGATTCAAAAGCCCATGTGGTTCGGACTACCGGAAGACGGGAGTGCAGCGCGGTGGTCCTTTCTGCTGACCGGGCTTTGGTGGTTCGGTTTTGCCCACATCACCTTCGCCAGACTGCCAAAGAACGTTTACAAAAAAGAAGCGCAGGGCAACATCCTGCTGGAAGGCTACCGGGAACTGCTGGACGTCTTTGCCGACATCCGCCGTTCCCCGCATCTGCACCGCTTTGTATTGGCCTTTTTTGTCTACAGCATGGGCGTACAGACCGTCATGTACATGGCTACATCCTTTGCAGACAAAGAGGTACACATGAAAGAAGACCAACTGATCCTGACCATCCTCATCATCCAGTTTGTGGCCATCGGGGGCTCGTGGAGTTTCTCACGGCTGTCTTCCCGCATTGGCAATATCAAGGCATTGGGTGTGAGCCTGGGCATATGGGTGGGCATCTGTGTGTCCGCCTACTTTGTTTATAGTCCGGAGGCCTTTTACATAGTAGCCGCCTTAGTGGGCCTGGTGATGGGCGGCATCCAGTCGTTGTCGCGCTCCACCTATTCCAAGATCTTACCGGAAACGGAGGACCACGCCTCCTACTTCAGCTTCTTCGAACTCAGCGAGAAGCTGGGCATTGTGCTGGGCACGCTCAGCTATGGTCTGATTGAAGAGCTCACCGGCAGCATGCGCAACTCCACCTTCGCACTGATGCTGTTCTTCGTGGTGGGGCTGTGGTTGCTGAGCAGGGTGCCGCGGCAGGAACGTGCGGCAAGGTAAAATCCATTCAATGAAAGAATATTTTTCAATAATATATAAGCCTGAGAGAACTTTTAAAGAGCTTATGCAAAATGACGATGGGCAGCATGGCAGAAGAACCAACATTATCATTCTGCTTACTATCTTGCTACCAATGAGCTTTATAATGTTATATGAAGTTCTGTTTCCTCTTATTCCCAACTCAAATAGCAGCCCACTGTCACCAAGACTTGCAATGTATATTCTTCCAATGGTATTTGGGATTATTATATACTTCATCATTTTCAAATACCTGATACCATTTTTAATTCACACCATTGGAAAGCACTACTCACATAAAGCAGGAAATATAGCTCAAACAAGATTTATTGTGGCATTCTCACTAATTCCAATTTTGTTAATATCACCTTTAAAAACGCCATATTTTATAGACTATCCTGTTATATTAGCGACTATAAACATTCTCCTGGTTTTGGCAGCAATAAGTTCAATGATCATCCTATTTGTAGGGACAAGACTAATTTACCAGGTTGAAAACAAACAGAATATACTGATCATATTACCGTATATTATCCTAATGGTGTTGGGGTATATTATTGGGTAGGCTCTCCTGCTAGCAAGGATGTAATCACATCGAAACACCAGTTCTCCCTGCAATTGAACTTTCCATACACATAACCGAGGCAGGTTCACCCAACTGACCACACAACGGCTGCACTTCATCAACTATTCATCCCAACTGAATCAGGAATTTCGTATGTTTATATACCCCTCCGCTATTCAAAACCTTCATTCGTATTGCTAAACAGAAAAGGTGTATTCCAATACTGCTGCGTTACGAAAACAAGCAGGTAAGCAAACAAAACGATGACCAATAAGACAAACCACCAGGCTTTAGACCACGCCACACTCGACGATCTGATTGAGGGTTACCAACTGATCGGTTTCGACTGGCGCTATTTATATGTGAATAAGGCCGTCATAAAACAAAGCAAGTACACTTCAAAAAATGACCTGGTTGGCCATACGATGATGGAAAAATACCCCGGCATCGAAACGACCGACTTATTTAAACTATTGGAAAAATGCATGAAGACACGTACTTCAAGCACCATGATCAATGAGTTCACCTTCCCTGATAATTCCAAAGGCTGGTTTGAATTGCGAATAGAACCTGTTCCCAGGGGATTATTTATTCTTTCAATTGATATCACAGAACGTAAAAGGGCTGAAGAGGCCAAAAAAGAATACATCAACTCCCTGGAGGAAATGATCTATATGACCTCACATAAGATACGTCAGCCTATTTGTAACATCAAGGGGATAATAAACCTTCTGAACAACACCCACGCTAGCGCGGACGTCTCGTCCGGGAATCGCACTTACCTATTTAGAAGGCATCGCTTCAAACATAAATACATCATTAAAATAGCGAATGAATCAAAGTTTGAAGTACAGGCCCAAACGAAACGTCCGCGCCAGCAGGGGTAAAATCGAAAACCCGCAACTTCCAATACCAATATTTCGTAAATTTGAGATATGGAGATCAAACTCAACATAGGATATAAACAGATCATGAAATTGATCAGGCAAATGCCGGCCAGCCAGGTTGCAAGGCTCAAAGCCGAACTGGATGACAAATTCCTCGCCGGTAAGTCTAAAGCAGAGATCACCGATCTGCAACAAATGTTGTTGGAAGCTCCTGTCATGACGGATGACCAATACAAAGTCTTTCTTGAGAACCGCAAGAAATTCAGCCAATGGCGATAGAGATGATCTGCCTGGACACCTCTGTCCTGATTGACTTTTATCGCAAGAAAAACAAATCCAAGTCCTTCTTTTACGAATTGACCAACAGGTACCAGTTGTTTGCTGTTTCTGCAATCACTGCGTATGAAGTATATGCCGGCAGTTCAACGGTGCAGGACGAATTCTGGGATAAATTCTTTCAGACCATTTCCGTGCTCCCTTTCGATAATGATATCAACAAGACAGCCATTGATATCCAACGACAATTAAAACGGGACAGGAAGCAAATCGAGATACCGGACCTGTTTATTGGAGCCACCGCAATTCAGCACGGGCTGAAACTGGCTACGCTGAACACACGACATTTTGAGCGTATTGTTGGGCTACAGATAATTAAGAAATAACAATTACAAGTTGTTACTTAACTATCTAATGTCACGGCGCGCGGTACCCGGACAAGATGTCCGATTCAGCTGGAATAAAAGATAAGCTGCACTTGTTTGTCAAAGCAGCCAGAAGTCAGAAAACGAAGCCAAGCAAATTGAGCCAGAGCCTTAAAATAGCACTCATTGTACTCTCAGTGCTATTGACACTTATTTTGATCGGTGGGTATATGGCTTTAAAAATATTTGGAGAAGCCTTTGGGTCCAGATGCGAACCCTCAAACAATTGGACCGTTGGCGAATATAATATACAGGAACGGACCTGCCTGGACTGGGCAGGTCCACGTTACTACCCTCTGTCACTTTATAAGGATGGAAATAAGATGACAGGCAGCGGATCCAAGATTGATTCATGCAATATTCGCTTTACAATAGAGAAGGACTTGTGCCTTAACTTTAACATTTGCACGAATCAAATAAAAGAAATACTACCCAACGAAAACCACCCTATCGTTTCAGATCTAAAACCAAAGACCATTCTGCTCAAAGAAACATTTCAGCAGGAAGACGTTCCGGTAAACGACTACCTAACAGACAAACTCGCACCCATCCGGAAGAATTTCAAACGCGTCAACTCCATAACTGAATGGGAATGGACCCGGATTGACAAAAAAGATCTTTGGGAAACAACCGAAGGCGGTGAAACCCATTACTATTACGACGGTGATACGCTGGAAAAGATCATCACCCGGCATTTCGGAGAAATGGGACAAAAGATCATGGAATACTACTTGTTAGATGGAAGACTATCCTTCATCTTCGAAAAGTACTTCAACTACAACCGGCCTTTTTACTGGGATTCCACAAGGATGAAAGAAAACAGCGACACCGAGGCATTCGACTTTGACCAATCTGAAATTCACGAAGACCGGAGTTATTTTGAGAATGACACCCTGATCCATCAAATCGCAAACGGTGATTGCGGTGCACCGTTCTCTGACGAGTACTTATTAAAAGAACAGCAGCGGCTGATGGTATCATTTTCGAAACTGGTGGAGTTAAGCAAGGGGGATGAATAAACGACGATTCAGCTTATACCGATAGCCCTCTTCATTACCACCCAACTGACCACACAACCGCTGTACTTCATGAACTATTCATCATAACAGAATCAGAGGATTTCGTATATTTATATAGCCCTCCGCTAGATAAAACCTTCATTATATTACAAAAAAAAGAAAACGACATCACCTACCCCCATTAGTGTGTGAAACGCAAAGCCACTGATGTAGGCAAACAAAGCAATGACCAAAAGGACAAACCACGAAGCATTAGACCACGCCACGCTTGACGATCTGATTGAGGGTTACCAACTCATCGGTTTTGACTGGCGATATTTATATGTGAACAAGGCCGTTGTAAAGCAAAGCAAGTACGCTTCAAAGGATGACTTACTAGGCCATACAATGATGGAAAAATACCCCGGCATCGAAACCACAGACTTATTTAAATTATTGGAGAAATGTATGAAGACCCGTACTTCAGGCACCATGATCAATGAATTCACCTTCCCGGATGATTCCAAAGGTTGGTTTGAGCTGCGCATAGAGCCCGTCCCAAAAGGATTATTTATTCTTTCAATAGACATCACGGAACGCCAAAGAGCAGAAGAAGCAAAAAAAGAGTACATCAGCTCCCTGGAGGAAATGATCTATATGACCTCACACAAAATTCGCCAGCCTATTTGCAACCTGAAGGGCATAATAAACCTGGTGGACAACATACAACTAACCAAAGCGGATTTAAAGAAGATCACCTCCTTCCTGCCTGAAGCCATAACTGCACTTGACAATTTCACCAAAGAACTGACCGCATTTATTGAAGAGAAAAAGATCAAGGTAAAATCGTGGTACAACAACGGGTGACATTTGCAGGGGTCAGACCAACGCATTAAATATTTTAATAATTACCGGACATTGGCTGTATGTCAATATCCAAAATGCTGCTACATAGATCCCTCGCTGCGCTTCGGGATGACAAGACTGTTTTATTAATGAGAGAAGGAAGGTGCGCGTCTGACATTTGTGATGCTTTGAGGACCCGGTTGCGCACCTTCATATTTCCGTCAGCCGCTTGAATCCTGTCATGCCGAGCGCAGAGAGCCTGCCTTGCCGGACAGTCAGGGCATCTTGTCAGAACCATTTGACCTCTTATGCCAAGTACTTCACCCATCACCAAACCAGCCTGCCCCGCAATGGCCAAGCGTCGGCTGGCAGGTCACCAAATCATCACATCTCAAATCACCACCTCACCAAATTAACCAAAATAGGTTAACTTCGCAGCCAATATCAGTTGCCAATGGATGTTGAGCTTTTCATACCCTGTTTCATAGATCAGGTATTTCCACAAACCGCAGTGAATACCCTGCGGATTCTCGAGAAGGTGGGCTGTACGGTCCACTACAACCCCAAACAAACCTGCTGCGGTCAGCCGGCCTTTACGGCGGGATTCTGGGATGACGCCAAGGATGTGGCGGAAAAATGCATACATGACCTTCACCACGACCGACCTATTGTGAGTCCGTCCGCTTCCTGTGCAGGCATGATCAAAAACTACTACGAAGACCTGTTCAAGAACACTGCTCTTCACAATCAATACCGGACCATGCAGAAGAACACCTTCGAACTGTCCGACTTCCTCGTGAATTTTCTCAAGATCACGGACATCGGTGCCAGGCTGGAAGGAAAGGCCTCCTACCATGACTCTTGCGCTGGCTTACGTGAATACGGCATCAAGCGCGAACCACGTGAACTTCTTAAGAAAGTAAAAGGCCTGGAGCTGCTAGAAATGGAAGACACCGAAACCTGCTGTGGATTCGGAGGTTCTTTTGCTGTGAAGTTTGAGTCTATATCCAGCAGTCTCGCACAAAACAAGGCAGAGAGAGCCCTCGAGGCCGGTGCGGAGTACCTGATCTCTACAGATGCCTCCTGCCTGATGCACGTGGATGGCTTCATCCAAAAGAACAACCTTCCGCTCAAAACCATGCACCTGGCTGACGTGCTCACCTCCGGGTGGCCCTCCTAATTCTTCAGGTCATGCATTGGGAAGCTTATAGCCATAAAAAGATCAAGGAGAAGGTGAATGATGCCTTGTCCAGAAACATGGATTTCAGAAAACGGGATGTACTGGGGCTTCCGGCCTCCTTCCTGGATCCTGAAGAGTTTTATGATGATGCGCCCTTCCTGGATGACGCCCCTTATATGAAGGCCATGAACGCCAACCCGAATCATATCGGGTGCCATACGGTCGGACAGGCGGAAACCGCATTCATCGGAACA encodes:
- a CDS encoding 30S ribosomal protein S20 encodes the protein MANHKSSLKRIRTTEARAERNKYKHRTTRNVLKKLRTTTDKKEAAELLPKVTAMLDKLAKTNIIHKNKAANLKSSIAKQVASLK
- a CDS encoding aconitate hydratase; amino-acid sequence: MIFDLDMIKAVYARFPERIQAARNIVKRPLTLSEKILYTHLWEGNATQAFERGKSYVDFAPDRVAMQDATAQMALLQFMQAGKKQAAVPSTVHADHLIQARVGADKDLQEAINKNNEVFNFLSSVSNKYGIGFWKPGAGIIHQVVLENYAFPGGMMIGTDSHTVNAGGLGMVAIGVGGADAVDVMAGMAWELKFPKLIGVKLTGKLSGWTSAKDVILKVAGILTVKGGTGCIVEYFGEGARSLSCTGKGTICNMGAEIGATTSTFGYDESMARYLQATGRAEVAELANGIKEHLTGDAEVYADPEKYFDQVIEINLSELEPHLNGPFSPDIATPISKMKEAAEKNGWPTKIEVGLIGSCTNSSYEDISRSASIAKQAKDKHLKAKAQFTVTPGSEQVRFTIDRDGFIDTFNEIGANVFANACGPCIGQWAREGADKGEKNTIVHSFNRNFAKRADGNPNTYAFVGSPELVTAMAIAGDLGFNPMTDTLTSEDGSQVKFDEPTGFELPPNGFAVEDAGFQAPAADGSNVEVVVKPDSERLQLLDPFKPWDGQNLTGVRLLIKAKGKCTTDHISMAGPWLRYRGHLDNISNNTLTGAVNAFNDETNKVKNVVTGEYGEVPAVQRDYKAKGIPTIVVGDSNYGEGSSREHAAMQPRHLGVRAVLVKSFARIHETNLKKQGMLAITFSNESDYDKIREDDTFAFTDLKDFAPDKPLTLELQHADGSTESIKVNHTYNQSQIEWFKAGSALNLIKQNEKQSA
- the hemE gene encoding uroporphyrinogen decarboxylase, which gives rise to MTLQNDLILRAARGLDTERTPVWLMRQAGRVFPEYRKVRQQAGSFKQLVENPELACQVTLQPVDLIGVDAAILFSDILVIPEAMGLPYEVVEEKGPVFNEFIRTVGDIDKLRIAEPESSLNYVIEEVRMAKKELNGRVPLIGFAGAPWTIFSYMVEGSGSKTFSTARKWLYTRPAESQRMMDMITASTLAYLKAQIAAGVDMVQIFDSWAGILSPEQYRQFAIPALQSICSAITEVPIIVFAKGAYFALDELMQLPCEVIGLDWNMNITEARAMAGDQRSLQGNLDPCLLYADNDTIVKSTHAMLEAFGPTGHIANLGHGLYPDTDPDKVRLFADTVKNYRHAKG
- a CDS encoding YIP1 family protein; the encoded protein is MKEYFSIIYKPERTFKELMQNDDGQHGRRTNIIILLTILLPMSFIMLYEVLFPLIPNSNSSPLSPRLAMYILPMVFGIIIYFIIFKYLIPFLIHTIGKHYSHKAGNIAQTRFIVAFSLIPILLISPLKTPYFIDYPVILATINILLVLAAISSMIILFVGTRLIYQVENKQNILIILPYIILMVLGYIIG
- a CDS encoding PAS domain-containing protein encodes the protein MTNKTNHQALDHATLDDLIEGYQLIGFDWRYLYVNKAVIKQSKYTSKNDLVGHTMMEKYPGIETTDLFKLLEKCMKTRTSSTMINEFTFPDNSKGWFELRIEPVPRGLFILSIDITERKRAEEAKKEYINSLEEMIYMTSHKIRQPICNIKGIINLLNNTHASADVSSGNRTYLFRRHRFKHKYIIKIANESKFEVQAQTKRPRQQG
- a CDS encoding type II toxin-antitoxin system VapC family toxin; translated protein: MAIEMICLDTSVLIDFYRKKNKSKSFFYELTNRYQLFAVSAITAYEVYAGSSTVQDEFWDKFFQTISVLPFDNDINKTAIDIQRQLKRDRKQIEIPDLFIGATAIQHGLKLATLNTRHFERIVGLQIIKK
- a CDS encoding PAS domain-containing protein, whose translation is MTKRTNHEALDHATLDDLIEGYQLIGFDWRYLYVNKAVVKQSKYASKDDLLGHTMMEKYPGIETTDLFKLLEKCMKTRTSGTMINEFTFPDDSKGWFELRIEPVPKGLFILSIDITERQRAEEAKKEYISSLEEMIYMTSHKIRQPICNLKGIINLVDNIQLTKADLKKITSFLPEAITALDNFTKELTAFIEEKKIKVKSWYNNG
- a CDS encoding (Fe-S)-binding protein, with protein sequence MDVELFIPCFIDQVFPQTAVNTLRILEKVGCTVHYNPKQTCCGQPAFTAGFWDDAKDVAEKCIHDLHHDRPIVSPSASCAGMIKNYYEDLFKNTALHNQYRTMQKNTFELSDFLVNFLKITDIGARLEGKASYHDSCAGLREYGIKREPRELLKKVKGLELLEMEDTETCCGFGGSFAVKFESISSSLAQNKAERALEAGAEYLISTDASCLMHVDGFIQKNNLPLKTMHLADVLTSGWPS